Part of the Plodia interpunctella isolate USDA-ARS_2022_Savannah chromosome 13, ilPloInte3.2, whole genome shotgun sequence genome, ACCTActcttgtttttaatttagccTGTCACAAAAAACAGCTGCCTACCTACAGTAGGTAGGCAGCTATTTTGTTGTGTCCCACCGCTGGGTTGAGTGGAAGAAAACGGGACAGGTCAGTTTTCTTCCACCCATCTCTGTCTATTTCTAACCAAGtaccaattttgaaaataatttattaataaactccCACTTGATCCTTCTCAATGCCTCTTCTTCTACGGCCGTCCGTTCGGTATCCAAAAGGTGGCAGATTTCGCCCATCTTTCACATATGACTAACTTAGACAAATATACTTACGTACcagttaaattttacattttttgcacCATAATTACTTTGTGGAGAACGGAAAATTTGCCGTCGGACGGCGCGCTTACAAATGGGCCTAGGACTAAGTAACTTACATATTCCTCTGGAATAAGTACATCTGGTTGGTTTAGAATAACATAGTTGTTGATAAAggaattcaaaaatattactctagcaatatttcatcaaagaaataacataaaaatcatttaccTGACCTGACGTGAaatgttcattaattttctaagaaaaagaaattgaaattaaaataaatctaaaactgaaattaggtacttagtttAGAGGTCCTCGCTGTcgaaataagtatttgtaaattctatgtaaaaatgttatctAAGAATAGGAATTTTAcgaaattcttttatttaggtatCTTAGACACGTTAGAAGCGGTGTGATCGAAGTTATGCGTAAACAATCGACTGCATGAACTTAAATTGTGATAATGCTCACGGTAgaaagtacttacctacttagatCCAACTGTTATCTTcagtaacatttaaaaatccaATGAACATTTTCGTTGACAAAGTTTCAAGTTCGTCTGTGcgtgtaaaaatgtaattgattCATTTCAACCAAATGATCATGTGAAATACCTCACGGTATTGGAATTTCTTAGATTAATAATGGATAATGAAATTTCATAGAAACATCTACATATGACTTTACGATTAACTACGTAACTATGAGTTTGTTTAACGTAAGTTTTAGCGTTACATAATGTCAAATTAAGGAGTTAAGTTGGCATACAAAGTGCTTAGGTataaatcgtaaaaaaataatagcgcaattaaaacaattataaattatgtcatTGGGTTTGGTGATTAGGTTTACCTAGTAGATTATTTCTACTTAATTACGAACAACTAAGTACAGTCCCaagtgaaagaaataaatgtataaataaaataacgtaatacttttaaaatacacGCTTTTTTACACATCAGTGAAAACAAAACTTATGACTAAAAGTGCttaacaatgaaatatttttatagtttttcacaattcagaaatatttgaaacttaATCTAACTAAATGTTGTTTAAGGACACTTAGCTTAATGAtagactaaatattttttttatcagataaCTTTACGCGATTTgagtaaaatctgacatcattAAAAAGAAAGGTCGTTTTTAACTAAGCCTGGACTTTAATACGTAACTTTACACACCTATGTActataattaatgataataagtAGACAGGTACTAGGTAGTTAACATCtcaaataatgaaaagttGGCTACAATGTCTTCTAATTTACATTGTCTCTGGCGAAGCAATCAATATAGAGAAAGAAGAATTCTGTGCTACCCTGGAATGTGAAGAAGAAGAGGCAAAGCGAGTGTGTGGCATCAAGGAAGAAGGAGCAGGGTACAAGTTGAAGTTGTTCGACAGTTCTTGCGAATTGTTACGGTATGGGTGTGAAGTCTCTGAGAGCGAAGGTGAGTTGATGATacctattatttatcaatcatCCATTTGATACTTACTAATGATGCTTCCATCcgtactaacattataaaagtgaatgtgaaagtgtcttcatttgtttttttttttgtttaacgTAAGAGGGAacattgaaaatatgtatatttatcattcatCCATTTGGTTCAGCCTTTGGTTTGAGATGATTTTTGGTTTGGAAATAGTAGGAAAGTGACATAAGCTTTTTTGCTGCGCATGGAGCTTCTGGCAATTGccagtaatattataaatgtaaatgtgcGATTGTTTGTCCCTTTCTCATGTCACGAATTTTtcgaatttcccacgggcacggcaaaaataaaatttttacgaACGTATGAAATTGCGAGTAAAAGTTTGTTCATATATTTACCCAATACGTGCGTGACGGGAGGTACCTACTAATCTTTACATTTATGGCATAGATTAGATAGGGTGTTAACTCGgggaaaaaatataggtaataaacATGACCTGCTCCTATCGCCCATGTATCGTCttacaaatagatatatacGTAATgtttaaagtaggtatatgtttaaatagaaaaatatttatctaccaTGCTCACATTAAAAGCGGTAAAACAGACCTTAGATATGTTTTGGTAcctaattcaaataaaataattacattgccGACGCGACGCGTCACGGCGCGCTTGCAAATGGGCCTACCGAGTAGAATTTCGAGCTATTACAATAGTAGGTATTCTAGAATGTTATGTgatcgaataaaaaaattttttagtatctaatattatattatagaaactatcgttattataatagaatatacttagctagtaagtacctactgaaattatttacttatttgtatctgtagattttttaaatgatttcagTCTAAACGAATACATATCGCTatctaaatgattttttagttttcaatagtgtaattaatgaatacaactattattttttacaaattataagcACTCATTTACAGTATTACCTACATAGtacacatgaaaaaaaaagaagccGTTAGTCCTGCTACTGCCTAATAGATGGCGTTATGTCCTCTAAACTCGATTgggaaatgtaaaaattattagatttatagATTCTAGTATAAGAGCAGATTTGAAAGAttggtttatatttttttacgtttacttacctaatacaaaaatttgctGCTTCccgcttcactcccgtgggaatattgggataaaaagtaccatgtCACTCAATAATGCGGCTTCAAGCTggtgtaataattttgaaaactggttAAGTTTTATCGTTTCCTTGCACAGAAACAAAAGATCTCTTCTTCTGCAAGGCCTTTTTCCAGTCCTTGTTATTCGGCGCAAGGAATGTTTGTTGTGGGTTGGTcaatttatgatatatatatcccattttttataattaattatttatatttattatattatttagatagtacaataaattacctaggagctaaattattatgtaggtTGACATCGTGTTTATTGAAACGACATGGCCACTCACCAATTCTTCCTCagttgagcgtcgaagcccacTCACCaacatataagtatagatttattttgaaagaacATTTACAGGGGATAAAACTTTGTTTGCAGCACATAGAGAACTTATATAGtaggcattttattttatgagtttAACAAAGCGTCCgaaatacacataattaaaaaataattagcacAGTTATGTCTACCACTAGAGAAGTTTCCTTATTTGAgtgctatataaaaatagcaatAGCTACTACCAATCTTACTACCAGAAACCTTTACAATTTTCAGCTCGCCACTGATCCATATGTAAttgaacataatttattcaatttatttaatagtaagtATACGAAATAGATTGCAATCTCAGAATCTAGTTATCTATATAGGTTTGatctaaataaaactgtaaaccAAAAAACGTGTACATACGCCTAAATGCTTTGAAttctttgatatttattagagatattaaaatacacaaagagacaaaaaaaactagtttaaaAATAGGGACAACGTAGCCAGTAATTAACGTGGTTAACagttttgagaaattactatatactttatataaaattttaaaataatatctgcgtatgaagatctaatttctgaattactgatttgatttgaacaaTCGAAATAACAAAGAAGCAATGAAATAGCATGCTAAAATCAATTAGCTAGAAAATTAACCAAATCCCTTCTGTTTTTACCACATCACATGAAGACGTGCCCGCTAAGTGCTTTGAAAGCCCGCCTCATTGTCCACATACAGTTGCAATAACATTGTTCCAAACTCTGGATCCACAGCATTAAGTCTTAATACTTGGCTGAATTTAACTTAGCGATTGATTATGCATGATCCTTGGTTATGGCAAATGGTTTCCGCCTTGGAATAGTGTCTTTGAATCCTACTTaaatgccacatgagtttgtatacaaatctgactcatgtacttataattttcatatcatATACATGCTTgtgttgaaggaaaacatcgtgagtaGTCCTGCACACTACTAGGTGAcggtttttatatatatatatatatgattaatgtagacagatttattttttctgtaatttatatatttttttattactaaagtgTAAAAGGGTTTTATGCTGATGTCAAAATTTTGCCTATTTTTACGTtgtatataatgtacctaattaaaacaGTCTGGGGACCgcttatcattatatttataattaaactcTTCCAACCAATTTCATTACGGCtgctgtaacaaataaatagaaactGTGCaacttacttaaatattttttgtagtacCTAATACGAGTATACTCGAAAACCTGTCGATCACCAAGTAGGTCCAGATGCGCAATATGGCGGCTTTATGCCTCCATATTTAGCAATATGGAGGCATATAGTCTCTTAATGCGAATCAATTTTGGGCTTAAAACTGTTCTGCAATCTATAATCAAGTTAGTTTTTTACTAGTGTGATTCATTTCAGGTTCCTGAACTAAACAGCGCGGCATTTGCATAGTTCCTAAAAAGTTGATGCTAGGTATGCTGAGATTAAAAATTGACGGTACCAATTTGCAATTCAAATCGAAAAGTGTCAAAAAAGAGAATAATTGCTAAATTTTCCTTCTCGTTTAGGGTGGATAAATACCATAACTCGACCTTAAACGAACATTTCACCCTATGCTTGACTATTCACCCTCGATTACAGCTCAGGTGGATATTAAGTTAATGCCTCACATAGAATGGTCTATTAACTTTATCGAATGTAATCTACCATTATAACTgtgttttaacataaaaatatttttagacagGCCTTAGAAACAAAATTCATCGAAACAGacttttgcaataaatttaatttatgtaaactaTGCTCGATACGAGTAGATTACATATTTCGCCGACGGTGCGCTTGAAAATGGGCCTAGTACGGTAAAgttatttaacataataatataattagtcaACTTCATacgtaatattatgtatttaatttaataagtagaTACATTATATACCCAGATAATAAACAggtatatgaataaatagtaGTTTACAAGTGTAAAcacatgaaatatttgtttaaatacatatttatcttaatttagagaaaaaaaaaacattccttTGTTCGTGCTAATACCTAATAGATGGCGCCAAGTTAATATAACcttgaaacttttaaaattgtaataagtataagaaaaataagttgaaattttgaCATGGGTTCGCGAGAACCTAAGTTTTTCGTCTGAAATTTAGACTTTCCTAGTTACGTACATAATTTATAGGTTTACGTAGATAGACTTCGTTATAACAACAGAAAAACAGGCTACGACTATAGGCTACCGCTACGACACGACTGCTACGAAGTGCTACGAAATTCTACTACAGAGTTGGGCAGGATTTCTTTCATTGACCAACTTTAGGTACTTCTTTGTCTACATTCTGTCTACATATGACTAACGTTTTTACACTTTTAGacgaatttcattaaaattctttaaaccACTTTCTTTTTccttacaattaattaatatttttattttcagcatACGGTTCAATCAACATGGAATATTGTGAGCACTCATTTCCCATCGCACAAGATGCAGCGCCAAACGTCACATCGACCGACATACACGAAGACTCTGTCTCTCCCAACGACACCATCACCAAAAAGGAGGAACTCAATCCAAATTGTTCAGATTACAGCTGCCAAGAAACCCAAGACTTAAACTACACATGTGCTCTCAGAAAAGATGGAAACGGCTTCAGAATAAGATTATTCAAAAACATTTgtcaattacaaaaatacaactgTCAAAACAACGCTGACTTCGCAAAAACTGACGATTACCTTTGCAATGATGTAGAACTAACCGAATTCGACAACGAAATTGACGTGCCAACAACTCCGGTAGTGCAAACTGTTCAGAAAAACCTTGTGATCGTAGACGGATGGTATCTCAATCATAACGGCAACATTAATGAAACGATAGAAAACTTTTTCGCCGCCACACACGTTTTAGATTTGCCTGTGCGGGAAATTCcaggtaattttaattaggtatcaaaatcaaaaaatcaaaatcaaaatcaaatcatttattcagaaattaggccttcacaggcactttttcacgtcataatccaaattaaatgatgtttaccaaagctacaaactactagcatttcggaacgaccactgctgagaagaaatgccgaaagaaactcattcaaacagtgttggtccctattatgccagaagggcttaccattttttatatataaatttatgtataattttttatcagtaatataacattaagtacataataaagtacatggtcaaaaggtatactgaaacatattatgattgtgatcaagtgctgatgaaaggaaaatatatatatacttatatatatatgtataattaaccaaacaaaaaaaaaaacttttaataaaagatcgagctgaccagttcccccggcagcacccgttcacgagttgacgcgtgagtcagccatcgcgaagctcaaccacaatagagggaacctcccgacccgatccacgatgccgctaccggtttgaccatttgtaGTTCATtagatacctacttatttaagtaggtaaattatataagcaacttattataatatatagtaggtaaattatataattagtaaatCCTGCTCACTGGCGGCACATTTGTAATGAAATGTTGGTATAAattcatacttttttaaaaaaataaaaaataatttaaagtttttttccGACTTCATTTTTGTAACTCATTTATGGACTAGAAGTACAGGTCAGAAAGATTAggtatatatgaaaataacaagaaaGCTAAGCTTGCGTAGAATGTACAACAAGCCATAAGTACATATTGAATGCTTCTAGGAGGTGAAGTCGGCGGCGCGCGAAGAATGCTCCTGTCCAAATTTGGACCTCAAAAGGTCTTCCAGCCGTGGATCCAGGTCCCTAAGAACAGAACAGATGACCCTCAGTACAAGCCTACCTTATCTTCATGCTACCACAAGTGTCCAACGGTAAGAGATTTTTCTGTATaagttgtttatatttttatttacaccgGAAATAAAGAATAACATCCTATGTaactttattaacaaaaagcatcataaatacaaaacaaaaatgccgttttacaaataaaaataatcttccaaCGTGCCACAGGGAGGCAACGTGCCCAGTATACTGGCAGCGTTGCCCCGTTGTATAGCGAGGCTTACACGCTGAGCAAAAAAGCTGCCAGCCCTCGAGTCTCCCGTTGCCTCCACGAGGCGCGTCGTTATTTCTCTTAAAAATAGCCTTGCTTCAGGACCCCAAGGACCCATCGTTTCAACagcaaaaggtaaaaaataataattatccaCCAGACCCatatattttcgcattttGCCTGCTTCAGCCGCACTAGCCGCCGCGCCGCCATGAAGAGAGGTGGACGGTAAATGTGACGGTGCCAAAGTGTCAACACATGTGGCATCCCAAACCAGGCTCCTTCCCAAGCGCCAAGGGACAAGGGACATACCGTCCGGGCGTTTACCGTCAGCACGGAATATCCCGTTGGGTTCCAAGATTGAGGGGATACCAATCGTTGCCAATGTTCTGCGAATGATATCATTGAGAGATGCATGACGAGGAATTCGCCCTGCACTTCTCACACAAGACAGGCCATGATGGCCGAAACTGTTAACGGCCATACCACATTGACAAATGTGGGgttgatttattttcgcaCCCAAGCGAAGTCCCATAGCCAAGGTAAAAGTGGTTTTGTCTAAAAGAGTGCCTACATGTTTTGATGGGAGTGCCCGAAGCCAATAACCAGACTCTTTCTCCATTAAAGCTAGAAAGCGAGCACGATCCTCCAAACGGCTGCACTGAGACAGAGTCCTCTCCTGGATGGCCTTGCATAAAGGATTGTCCCACTGTCGCTGTGAACTTCTGTTTAGTGGTAACTCCTCCGAACTAATTGACCGCCATACCTCCTCAGCCTCGCCCAAGCCGCACACCTCAATGGGACCCGATAACGGGGACAGAATCCTACCACATAATGAGGATGCCGCATGAGCGGAGGACAAAAAGGCTGGAAGAGCCACATCAGATACTTTACGCACGCCTATGCCTCCAAAACGAACTGGTAGTGAGGCAAACTGCCAGGCCACgctatttatttcagaattgATCACTCTTACCAGTGAAACTTTAATAAGTTCATCAAGGACTTCTAGATGATTGTGATGCTTCCACAATAACGAGCACCGTATAGCATAAGTAAACTTGGGCACAAAGAGgcagaattttataataaagtaagcCATGTgaggattaattttaaataaaaggtcTGAAGAcgcattaaatttaatgaccTGTTCATTTACGAAATTCTCAACAGAACCCTCCAACACCGGGGCACCCAAAATACGTAAACTATCCCCATTCACCAAAGTCAATCCAGGAGCTACTGCtagaaaacttgaataaatattgtctCTGTCTGAATCTGCAAAGGAATCGCCTATGTATAGTTCGCACTTGgagaaatttagttttaacccTACCTCTTCAAAACTATGAATCAAAGTCTCCAAGTCCGCCCTTACGGTCTCAGCGTTCCCACCCAAGGTCCCATCATCTAAATACCACATATTTAGAGGAGAACTGAGAGTAGATATTATAGGGTTTATACCGAGACTAAATATGGCAGGTCCTAAAGGATCTCCCTGTTGACAACCTGTTACagattttataagtttatccTTGTAGACAAGATTTGATGGTGTACCGTAACATTGCcacaaatatgaataaatatctgGAATGTGCTCTCTAGCTTCTCGCAAGAAAACACCTCTATCAATTGAATTAAAAGCATTACATATATCAAGTTTTAACAAAACCTCACTATTAGCAGAATTGATAAAAGTCCTAGCAGAGTGTACCATAGCCTCACAGCCACCCTTCACTCCAAAACCTAACTGCTTAGGCTGAAATAATGAAGacaaagtaatgaaaatatttttgcaaacaaTTTTGGAAGCCAATCTTCTTATTGTGCAACCTACTGCTATCGGACGTATACCACCATCCTTTTTGACGAGGGCACATAAATTAGCCCCATACAAAATCCTGGCTACTTCATTGGGAACCTTACCGGccaacattaaattaatgagCGCAACCAAACTCTGCAGTAAAGCGCGGCCCGTATCACCAGTGGCACCACACAAAAGGTCTTTCAAATGCTGTGGTGATAAGCCATCCAGACCGCTTGCAGATCCACCTTTAAAAGAATTAAGAGATTCCAATACTTGATCAGCAGAAATTTGTAGGTTATGGTCTGCATCTACAGGAGGATCCGGGTGAAGATTACGCGTTGTATTTTGAGGATGTTTTCTCACCAAGGATTCAAAGGTTTCATCAGTTTCTGGAGCAAGAGCATCATTGGAAAAAATCAAATGAGCTGCCCCCCTCACATCCCCATCGCTAACCTTATTCTCAATTCTCTTAATCCTACCAAATAGAACATTGTTGGACCTATTTATAAAGCGTTGCGCATCCCCAATACTAACTAGATAATGATCATGTTGACAACAATTCGATTTTATGAGTTGGGTTAGGGAAGATGAACGTCCTTCCTCACCGTGTACATGCAAAATTCTGAAAGCAAAAGACAATAAGCTTTCCCAGCTTTCTATACTGTTGGTCACAATGATATTGtcgataactttttttaaagctgTTGCAACCGACAATCTTGCACCCCTGGGGATTCTCTTCACTACTggcaaacattttttgtacttaGACAAAAGAGCCCAAAACACACCCTCCGGATGGTGACTATCACCTGGACCGGAAACTGCCAATAAAGGAGGAGGCCCATCAGTATTGGACCTGTGATTAGAACTTGATACCGATGAAGATGAAGCCTTATGAACCCGagaaatatgtacattaaGACCCCTACGTCCTTTAAAAAAACGCGGGCGATCACACTGCTCACACTTTTGGTAAGAATCTAAAGAAAGAACCGTGGGGCCAGCTACAGGCGACACTGCAGCAGGAGCTGGGTCTGGTAGTGACAttataaaggtaaaaaaaaaaataataaataacatgcaACACCatgcattaaattaatataatttccaaaCTCGTTACAATGacagtatttatattaaatcaatcgctcagaaatataataatccaattacaatatacatttttttaattattaattatattaatgtttcaTATAAGTCAAccagatataaaataaaaagttaaactgTCAATTGcctaaatacatttataattcagTCACAATAATcttgaaataatatgaatttattgcaaatcgtcattataatttaattcctataatcacaaaaataataataacaatgaagacaaaaaattattcatgtaAAACATTTGCATTGCAGTTCATAACATGTCCATTAAAAAACacaatcaataatataaatgtaatattttaatgataataaaaagaaaaacataactAGTAAGACAACTAACTACAGACTAAGATTCGAACTCGTAACCCGCAGATCAGAAGCAAGACGCGTTGACCACTGGACCATTTTATTGATGACGATGACAATGAAATTGTTTATCGGAACATAATAACCAGCTGATATTTAATCATATGATGGTGAATATCGATTGTTGGTTTTAAAGACACCTTCAGCCAGtagttgttataaaacaaccaattgaataaaataaccaattaagtacttatatagatttataagtGAAAAGCACTGTTGCACAAAAACCACTACACTGCACTGCACACACTTCTTCATGATTCTTCGACTTGATTGAGCCAAAACACGACCAAAGCCAAAGAGCAGTTATTTCCTGAGGTATTTTCGTTTATTAGCCAATTTAGAAGTATTCCATTGTCGAATTATACCACGAACAGACACACATATGCCTCGATGcgtatactttaaaaaaaatattcaattcacATTAAAGTGGtaactgtattatttttaaggaatTAAAATGTACAGAGTCTGTGTTTACTGTGCAGCGCCCTTCCACCACAAAAACATAGAATAACATTAGAAAATCAATTTGTTAAGTAGATATCGTTAATTAAAGATTAAGGTCTTTAAGATACGCTCcaacatttaattaagtacagcTCTCCTTATTTCGTGGTGTTGAATTGTCATATTCTCTCACATTGCTCACGTTTATGTTTTAGACCATTTGTATAAATGCGACACCGAAGCATCAGATCGAGATTCATGGATTAAATacgtaaaacattttaacatttaacaaATCGGATatcaaatatacataatatttatttcagacctGAGGCTAGGAATCagtttacaagcttttatttagtttcacctgtttgtttgtttgtctgaaATCAATAGTCTTGCAATTCaactttcaattaaattacaaagttgaaatttcGACATCGCGTCCACGTAGTTACCATGACAAATACACTAACGATTGAATAAATCGCTTTATTTTGCCACGCGTCGAATGCAACAAGAGCTCGCTGATGACAGCAAAATGTAATGACAAATATTGGatttttgcatattttcaGAAATGTCCAGACACATACGCGCCGGTTTGCGGTATGCCCGGCAACGTGGCTCGTGAGCCCTCGCTCATGTTCCAAAACCACTGCTTCATGGATGTGGCCCAGTGCAAGATGTTCTGGGAGGACAAGAGTTCAACTTCGGAGAGTTCCGGTGATCTCATCTTCTACCCTTAGGTTTTAAATTACTGTTGCCCAGTCTAATGGCAAGATGTATGTGATT contains:
- the LOC128674938 gene encoding uncharacterized protein LOC128674938; translation: MKSWLQCLLIYIVSGEAINIEKEEFCATLECEEEEAKRVCGIKEEGAGYKLKLFDSSCELLRYGCEVSESEAYGSINMEYCEHSFPIAQDAAPNVTSTDIHEDSVSPNDTITKKEELNPNCSDYSCQETQDLNYTCALRKDGNGFRIRLFKNICQLQKYNCQNNADFAKTDDYLCNDVELTEFDNEIDVPTTPVVQTVQKNLVIVDGWYLNHNGNINETIENFFAATHVLDLPVREIPGGEVGGARRMLLSKFGPQKVFQPWIQVPKNRTDDPQYKPTLSSCYHKCPTKCPDTYAPVCGMPGNVAREPSLMFQNHCFMDVAQCKMFWEDKSSTSESSAYIESSFMFCLGDEMNGMFRFLPLVRTLQHMGRLKKKGRFRYKLKNMRFFNNLLAKQPRLQG